A single window of Shewanella sp. Choline-02u-19 DNA harbors:
- a CDS encoding DUF3450 domain-containing protein yields the protein MSKVSNKTKIATALIGALALAGSNLVIADPLSDAQKADSKIHTEAATSQKKVDKYFDQAQDMLFEYGSVADERESLKSYNDYVAGLVADQEATMKSIQGDINGVDSLRQGVVPLMFKMVDALEQFVALDLPFNLETRVARVNNLKTLLNSAEVTLAEKYRLILDAYSIEREYGTSLAVKTGQLKLDGKEVLVDFFNFGRVSLYAMSLDQKSAWMFNGETKGWDQLEDSNLRELTKGIRIARKQGAPDLFSLPIPAAEAAQ from the coding sequence ATGTCCAAGGTAAGCAATAAAACAAAAATCGCTACAGCGCTCATTGGCGCACTAGCCTTAGCCGGCAGTAACTTAGTGATTGCAGATCCTCTTTCTGACGCTCAGAAAGCAGACAGTAAAATTCACACTGAAGCTGCAACGTCTCAGAAAAAAGTTGATAAGTATTTTGACCAAGCTCAGGACATGTTGTTCGAGTACGGTTCAGTTGCTGATGAACGTGAATCACTAAAATCTTATAACGATTATGTAGCTGGCTTGGTTGCGGACCAAGAAGCAACCATGAAATCTATTCAAGGTGACATCAACGGCGTTGATTCATTACGTCAGGGCGTAGTGCCATTGATGTTCAAAATGGTTGATGCACTAGAGCAGTTTGTTGCTCTAGATCTACCGTTTAATCTGGAAACACGTGTAGCACGAGTGAACAATCTTAAGACGCTTCTTAATAGCGCTGAAGTCACATTGGCTGAAAAGTATCGCCTCATTCTTGATGCATACTCAATTGAACGTGAGTACGGTACTTCTCTTGCGGTTAAAACAGGTCAACTTAAGCTAGACGGTAAAGAGGTACTAGTAGACTTTTTCAACTTCGGTCGTGTATCACTATACGCAATGAGCTTGGATCAGAAGTCTGCGTGGATGTTTAACGGAGAAACTAAAGGTTGGGACCAGTTAGAAGATAGTAATCTTCGCGAGCTCACCAAAGGTATCCGTATTGCTCGTAAACAGGGCGCACCAGATCTATTCTCCTTACCAATTCCTGCTGCGGAGGCTGCACAATAA
- a CDS encoding GNAT family N-acetyltransferase, whose product MLELYTDRLRLRTVIASDWDDFLYTNSCEILNQYVRIPQSESVIRQKFERVLIPNNFKEDQQLSLVIEAVHSKRFVGFVSLHNVSQILGQLEVGYMLHDNAQGKGYATEALQGLIDWACISFMPHKFIAHCADLNIASTKVLEKCHFLQEGLLRHNWKVGDEWLDERFYGLLVAERV is encoded by the coding sequence ATGCTCGAGCTGTATACCGACAGACTTAGGTTAAGAACCGTTATCGCCAGCGATTGGGATGATTTTTTATACACTAATTCATGTGAAATATTGAATCAATACGTTCGTATTCCTCAGTCTGAATCGGTAATACGTCAAAAGTTCGAGCGTGTACTCATCCCCAATAACTTTAAAGAAGACCAACAGTTATCTTTAGTTATTGAAGCCGTACACAGTAAACGTTTTGTTGGTTTTGTGAGCTTACATAATGTAAGCCAAATTCTTGGGCAGTTAGAAGTAGGCTATATGCTGCATGATAACGCGCAAGGAAAAGGTTATGCCACTGAAGCTTTGCAAGGGTTGATTGATTGGGCATGTATTTCATTTATGCCACATAAATTTATCGCCCATTGTGCTGATCTTAATATAGCGTCAACAAAAGTACTCGAAAAGTGCCATTTTCTACAAGAAGGTTTGTTACGTCATAACTGGAAAGTGGGTGATGAATGGCTAGATGAACGATTTTATGGCCTACTTGTGGCAGAAAGAGTTTAG
- a CDS encoding MotA/TolQ/ExbB proton channel family protein: MKKLITTAIVAASLLFTAGFASAADAPKTIDQLLNQVKVDRANASKTNAKREQEFKNERGDKAALLKREKNALATERQRGKDLNQAFLDNERKIGQLEEDLKTAQGDLGEMFGVVKGDAGDFAGKLAGSNISAQYPGREVFIADLGARKQLPKIDELERFWEEQLFEMAESGKVVNFEGSVTAIDGSVHNTMITRIGAYNLLADGKYVVFNSDLSLIQELSQQPGGYQVKSAAAFQEATSGTANLYIDPVRGVLLNIFTQKATIEERIEAGGTIGYIIIALLILGGMISIERLITLGIVGAKVKAQRKNIDNPGNNALGRVLKAYQDNKDVDVETLELKLDEAILKETPALETRISIIKVLAAIAPMMGLLGTVTGMIATFQSIQLFGTGDPKLMAGGISMALMTTVQGLVAALPLMLMHAIVIARSKSIVQVLEEQSAGIVASHAEKRKA; the protein is encoded by the coding sequence ATGAAGAAGTTAATTACTACAGCAATCGTTGCTGCAAGCCTGTTATTTACCGCTGGTTTCGCAAGTGCTGCAGATGCACCTAAAACAATTGACCAACTGCTTAATCAAGTAAAGGTTGATCGTGCTAATGCATCTAAGACAAACGCGAAGCGTGAGCAAGAGTTTAAGAATGAGCGTGGCGATAAAGCTGCATTGCTAAAGCGTGAAAAAAACGCACTAGCAACAGAGCGTCAACGTGGTAAAGATTTGAATCAAGCGTTTTTGGATAACGAGCGTAAAATCGGTCAGTTAGAAGAAGACTTAAAAACAGCTCAGGGTGACTTGGGTGAAATGTTTGGTGTTGTTAAAGGTGATGCTGGTGATTTCGCTGGTAAGCTAGCTGGATCTAACATTTCTGCACAGTATCCTGGTCGCGAAGTATTCATCGCTGATCTTGGTGCTCGTAAGCAACTTCCAAAAATTGATGAGCTAGAACGTTTCTGGGAAGAGCAGCTGTTTGAAATGGCTGAGTCTGGAAAAGTTGTTAATTTTGAAGGTTCTGTTACTGCCATTGATGGTAGCGTGCATAACACAATGATTACTCGTATTGGTGCATACAACCTTCTAGCTGATGGCAAGTACGTTGTATTTAACTCTGATCTAAGCCTAATCCAAGAGCTTTCACAGCAACCTGGTGGTTATCAAGTTAAATCAGCAGCTGCTTTTCAAGAAGCGACTTCTGGTACTGCTAACCTTTATATTGACCCTGTTCGCGGTGTTCTATTAAACATCTTTACCCAAAAAGCAACTATAGAAGAGCGTATTGAGGCGGGTGGAACTATTGGTTACATCATTATCGCGCTACTTATACTTGGTGGCATGATCTCTATCGAGCGTCTTATTACGCTAGGTATTGTTGGCGCTAAAGTTAAGGCTCAACGCAAGAATATAGATAACCCAGGTAATAACGCATTAGGTCGTGTACTTAAAGCATACCAGGACAACAAAGATGTTGATGTTGAAACGCTAGAGCTGAAACTTGATGAAGCAATTCTAAAAGAAACGCCAGCGCTTGAAACACGTATCTCTATCATCAAGGTTCTAGCAGCTATCGCTCCTATGATGGGTCTACTGGGTACAGTAACCGGTATGATTGCAACCTTCCAAAGCATTCAATTGTTTGGTACGGGCGATCCTAAGTTAATGGCTGGTGGTATCTCTATGGCATTGATGACAACGGTTCAAGGTCTAGTTGCGGCGCTACCGCTGATGCTTATGCATGCGATTGTTATTGCACGTAGTAAGTCAATCGTACAAGTTCTAGAAGAGCAAAGTGCGGGTATTGTTGCTTCACACGCAGAGAAGAGGAAAGCCTAA
- a CDS encoding DUF885 domain-containing protein — translation MKKAIVALSISMVLGMTGCGDKANTQLNESDVDKSTQLSQQQTVEQAYLVLVGNYFKEYLALEPIYATFVGVNDYNDKFGDGLSDEYLTHRHNLNKRYLSDVKKIDRSKLSNDLKLSYDMFTYDRNVAMADETFPNHFMPMNQFYSTVISMVQLGSGESAQPFQTVEDYRNWEKRLKGFIEWMKMAQVRMNEGIESKVVLPRVLVDRIIPQLTAQLVSTPEDSLFYTPISLMPESFSVADKTALTIEYKQLITDELLPGLTGLRDYFQNTYLKSARATDGWWGLPNGKMWYQHLANTHTTTTMPVDEIHKIGLDEVARILSEMDKVRKEVGFKGDLKAFFASLSSEPQYFFDDRQGLIDGYMQLKDKINAVLPKYFNIMPKADYIVKPVESFREQSAAGASYESPAVDGSRPGVFYVNTYNLKAQPKWGMTTLSLHEAAPGHHFQISIKQELTGVPEFQRFGNYTAFEEGWALYAENLGIEMGLFTDPYQYFGKLSDEMLRAMRLVVDTGLHAKGWTREQAIQYMKDNSPMAESDIIAEVERYMAIPGQALSYKIGQLKILSLRAQAEKALGDKFDLRAFHDQILTSGSLPMEVMELKINDWIASQQ, via the coding sequence ATGAAAAAGGCGATAGTCGCACTATCTATTAGCATGGTACTCGGTATGACGGGTTGCGGTGATAAAGCGAATACTCAATTAAATGAATCAGATGTAGATAAGAGCACGCAATTAAGCCAACAACAAACAGTGGAACAAGCTTATTTAGTATTGGTCGGTAATTATTTTAAAGAGTATTTAGCGCTTGAACCTATTTATGCAACGTTCGTAGGCGTTAATGATTATAACGATAAATTTGGTGATGGGTTGTCTGACGAATACCTGACACACCGTCATAATTTGAATAAGCGTTATCTGAGTGACGTAAAAAAAATCGACCGTAGTAAACTGTCTAATGACTTAAAGCTAAGTTATGACATGTTTACCTACGACCGCAATGTCGCTATGGCGGATGAGACTTTTCCTAACCATTTTATGCCAATGAATCAGTTTTACAGCACCGTCATTAGCATGGTGCAGCTTGGTAGTGGCGAAAGTGCTCAACCTTTTCAAACCGTAGAAGATTACCGTAATTGGGAGAAACGTTTAAAAGGGTTCATCGAGTGGATGAAGATGGCGCAAGTGCGTATGAATGAAGGGATTGAGAGTAAGGTGGTGTTACCGAGAGTGTTAGTCGATCGCATCATTCCTCAATTGACGGCTCAATTAGTTTCAACCCCTGAAGATAGTCTGTTTTACACGCCAATAAGCTTAATGCCTGAGTCTTTCTCTGTCGCAGACAAAACAGCACTCACCATTGAATATAAGCAACTCATTACAGACGAGCTTTTACCTGGTTTAACAGGACTACGTGATTATTTCCAAAACACTTATCTAAAATCCGCTCGTGCAACTGACGGTTGGTGGGGCTTACCCAATGGCAAAATGTGGTACCAACACCTTGCTAACACTCATACTACAACGACGATGCCGGTAGATGAGATCCATAAAATTGGTTTAGACGAAGTTGCCCGTATATTGTCGGAGATGGATAAAGTACGCAAAGAAGTGGGTTTTAAAGGCGACTTAAAGGCTTTCTTTGCCTCACTTTCTTCAGAACCACAGTATTTCTTTGATGACCGTCAGGGGCTTATTGATGGTTATATGCAGCTTAAAGACAAAATTAATGCTGTGTTGCCTAAGTACTTTAATATCATGCCAAAGGCAGATTATATCGTTAAGCCGGTCGAAAGTTTCAGAGAACAATCGGCAGCGGGTGCGTCGTACGAATCTCCAGCGGTTGACGGTTCACGGCCAGGGGTGTTTTACGTTAATACCTATAACCTTAAGGCGCAGCCAAAGTGGGGCATGACTACTTTATCACTGCATGAAGCCGCACCTGGTCATCACTTTCAGATTTCGATTAAGCAAGAGTTGACCGGAGTGCCTGAGTTCCAGCGCTTTGGTAACTACACTGCATTCGAAGAGGGTTGGGCATTATACGCTGAAAACTTAGGTATCGAGATGGGGCTATTTACTGATCCGTATCAGTACTTTGGAAAGTTATCAGACGAAATGTTACGTGCTATGCGTTTGGTGGTGGATACAGGGCTACACGCAAAAGGTTGGACTCGTGAGCAAGCAATACAATATATGAAAGATAACTCGCCCATGGCTGAGTCTGACATTATTGCTGAAGTCGAACGTTATATGGCGATACCGGGACAAGCCTTGTCTTATAAAATTGGTCAGTTAAAAATATTGTCATTGCGTGCACAAGCTGAAAAAGCGCTAGGTGATAAGTTTGACTTACGCGCTTTCCATGATCAAATATTGACGTCAGGCTCACTGCCTATGGAAGTGATGGAACTGAAAATTAATGACTGGATAGCGTCACAACAATAG
- a CDS encoding tetratricopeptide repeat protein: protein MSKVTSIAAALMLCLGGSLVVVPAVSAAEKCPIEQRKSKAVGQSAAKKVQKSFKAYTEGDIDEAIAILLEVNAKNSFDKAYVARMLGNFYAEKGQMKTAVKYLKAAVESNILGGVDHAQTLRLYADLLIQEKNFKESIPAYYSWMEFTCKEDAGVYRRIGIAYSEQKQWDKVLEVADKGLGIVDKPDKGLYQMKLTAYFNQKKYKEAVKVLETMVPLFQDDKRLWVQLAQFYLMTEEFTKSLATYDLAYMNGFLETPGNIQRLTQLLAQNGSPYRAAQIYAKHLKSGLVKEDQKTLAILAGFYHNSKEFKEAAATYGKAAAINNDGKLYLRQGRVLSLDGKSKPAIAALKKALDAGVKNPGEAQFELALSYLNLKQYKSAYKYANLAAKDKKTARAAKSYLSYIKEKARVHNVTL, encoded by the coding sequence ATGAGTAAAGTAACTTCTATCGCTGCTGCCTTAATGCTTTGTCTTGGGGGAAGTCTGGTTGTAGTGCCTGCTGTTTCTGCAGCAGAAAAATGCCCGATTGAACAGCGTAAATCTAAGGCTGTAGGCCAAAGTGCGGCTAAAAAAGTACAGAAGTCATTCAAAGCATATACTGAAGGCGATATAGACGAAGCTATAGCGATATTGTTGGAAGTAAATGCTAAAAATAGTTTCGATAAAGCTTATGTTGCTCGTATGCTAGGTAACTTCTACGCCGAAAAAGGGCAAATGAAAACGGCGGTTAAGTATTTAAAAGCAGCCGTTGAGTCGAATATTCTCGGTGGTGTTGATCATGCTCAAACTCTAAGACTTTATGCTGATCTCTTAATTCAAGAGAAAAACTTTAAAGAATCTATTCCAGCTTATTACAGCTGGATGGAGTTTACTTGTAAGGAAGATGCAGGCGTATATCGTCGTATAGGTATTGCGTATTCTGAACAAAAGCAGTGGGACAAAGTTCTTGAAGTTGCAGATAAAGGTCTAGGAATCGTTGACAAGCCTGATAAAGGTTTGTATCAAATGAAGCTGACGGCTTACTTTAACCAAAAGAAATACAAAGAGGCCGTAAAAGTCCTCGAGACAATGGTGCCTTTGTTCCAAGACGATAAACGTCTATGGGTTCAGCTCGCTCAGTTCTATTTGATGACAGAGGAGTTTACAAAATCCTTGGCCACTTATGACTTAGCGTATATGAATGGATTCTTGGAGACTCCGGGTAACATTCAACGTTTAACGCAGTTGTTGGCACAAAATGGTTCGCCATACCGTGCTGCTCAAATCTATGCTAAGCATTTGAAGTCTGGTTTAGTGAAGGAAGATCAAAAAACCCTCGCTATCTTGGCAGGTTTCTATCATAACTCGAAAGAGTTTAAAGAAGCTGCTGCGACTTACGGCAAAGCGGCCGCGATAAACAATGACGGTAAGCTTTACCTTCGTCAAGGACGTGTCTTGTCTTTGGATGGTAAAAGTAAGCCTGCAATCGCAGCCCTTAAAAAAGCACTTGATGCTGGCGTAAAGAACCCAGGAGAAGCTCAGTTTGAGCTTGCTTTATCTTATCTCAACCTGAAGCAGTATAAGAGCGCATATAAGTATGCGAATCTTGCAGCTAAAGATAAGAAAACAGCAAGAGCGGCTAAGAGTTACCTGTCATATATCAAAGAAAAAGCGCGCGTTCATAACGTAACACTTTAA
- a CDS encoding MotA/TolQ/ExbB proton channel family protein: MLFLMDIWDSVRGFMAAGGDILWLVAGVLFVMWVLMLERYWYLNWISPKEHSAIISAWEAREDSTSWYAHRIREAWVSQAKQDLTARMLLIKTLVAICPMIGLLGTVTGMISVFDVMAVHGTSNARMMAAGISMATMPTMAGMVAALSGVFFSTRLDAKMKISLAKLKDSMPHH; the protein is encoded by the coding sequence ATGTTATTCCTGATGGATATCTGGGATTCCGTCAGGGGCTTCATGGCCGCCGGAGGAGACATCCTCTGGTTAGTGGCAGGTGTATTGTTTGTCATGTGGGTATTGATGCTTGAGCGCTACTGGTATCTCAATTGGATATCACCAAAAGAGCACTCAGCAATCATTAGCGCATGGGAAGCACGAGAGGATTCAACCTCTTGGTATGCACACCGCATCCGTGAAGCTTGGGTATCCCAAGCGAAGCAAGATTTAACGGCACGTATGCTGCTTATCAAAACCTTAGTTGCAATCTGTCCTATGATAGGTCTGCTAGGTACCGTAACCGGTATGATATCAGTATTCGATGTGATGGCAGTTCATGGAACGAGTAATGCTCGTATGATGGCAGCTGGTATTTCAATGGCAACCATGCCGACAATGGCAGGAATGGTTGCAGCGTTATCGGGAGTCTTTTTTAGTACTCGCCTTGACGCAAAAATGAAAATCAGTTTAGCGAAGCTAAAAGACAGCATGCCGCACCACTAG
- a CDS encoding diguanylate cyclase domain-containing protein produces MIYSFSNSGFRDPETGVYNQTYFMEVFNREWHRHIRDHQSLALLYLCPHIHETISQPQLLELFMKQVQDALMRTSDLLARLDNQSFALGIFETDEMGTKIVIDRLEHKIADFNQAFQANSHSEISYELTGCICYPSANVYLETLFETVEQQTMKMRSNSAFNETLIHLRS; encoded by the coding sequence ATGATTTACTCTTTTAGTAATTCTGGTTTTAGAGATCCTGAAACAGGTGTGTATAACCAAACCTATTTTATGGAAGTATTCAATCGAGAATGGCATCGCCATATACGTGACCACCAAAGTCTTGCCTTATTGTATCTATGCCCGCACATTCATGAAACTATTTCCCAGCCTCAATTGTTAGAATTATTCATGAAGCAAGTCCAAGATGCACTTATGCGTACCAGTGATCTGCTAGCAAGACTTGATAATCAGTCTTTTGCGTTGGGGATTTTTGAAACTGACGAGATGGGTACAAAAATTGTAATCGATAGATTAGAACATAAAATTGCCGATTTCAATCAAGCATTTCAAGCCAATAGCCACTCTGAGATATCGTATGAACTAACGGGTTGTATCTGTTATCCGAGCGCGAACGTTTACCTTGAAACATTGTTTGAGACTGTCGAACAACAAACAATGAAAATGCGCAGTAACAGTGCCTTTAACGAAACACTGATTCATCTACGAAGCTAA
- a CDS encoding energy transducer TonB — MLRGIVSFIIGGAVTFALFVFMAFLVGGGPTRHDASTESPVIEITMNKDDASAQKKPRVKPKPPTPPEQPPKPDVTPPDNSSDIDTNMSFNMGGVDAGGANTGFKLGNMMTRDGDATPIVRIEPQYPIAAARDGKEGWVQLSFTINTLGGVEDVKVIKAQPKRIFDKAARRALKKWKYKPRIIDGKAQRVPGQTVQLDFTFDKGGK; from the coding sequence ATGCTGAGAGGAATAGTATCATTCATTATTGGTGGTGCTGTGACTTTTGCTTTGTTTGTCTTCATGGCCTTTTTGGTAGGTGGCGGTCCAACCCGCCACGATGCCTCGACAGAATCACCTGTCATTGAAATAACCATGAACAAAGACGATGCATCAGCGCAGAAAAAGCCAAGGGTTAAGCCTAAACCGCCTACGCCCCCAGAGCAGCCGCCAAAGCCGGACGTAACACCGCCCGATAACTCATCTGACATCGACACTAACATGTCATTTAATATGGGTGGAGTTGATGCCGGTGGTGCTAACACTGGATTTAAACTAGGTAATATGATGACGCGCGATGGTGATGCTACGCCAATCGTACGAATCGAACCTCAGTATCCAATAGCAGCAGCACGTGATGGCAAAGAGGGTTGGGTTCAACTTAGCTTTACCATTAACACATTAGGTGGTGTTGAAGACGTTAAAGTCATCAAGGCTCAACCTAAGCGTATCTTTGATAAAGCAGCTCGTAGAGCCCTGAAAAAGTGGAAATACAAGCCTAGAATTATCGATGGTAAAGCGCAGCGTGTTCCAGGACAAACGGTTCAATTGGATTTCACTTTTGATAAGGGAGGAAAGTAG
- a CDS encoding ExbD/TolR family protein, which produces MARRKHSSVDEEAEIDMTPMLDIVFIMLIFFIVTTSFVKPSGLDYNKPEASQATKKPSANIFIGVSKTGVIMMENRQVDIERVTANVERMLAEAPEAAVLIQADQDAKHGLVVKVLDNVKAAGIDKISVSAGKD; this is translated from the coding sequence ATGGCACGTAGAAAGCATTCAAGCGTAGACGAAGAAGCAGAGATTGATATGACACCGATGCTCGACATCGTGTTTATCATGCTGATCTTCTTTATTGTAACAACCTCGTTTGTAAAGCCATCAGGTCTTGACTATAACAAGCCTGAAGCGTCACAAGCGACTAAGAAGCCTTCTGCTAACATCTTTATTGGTGTGAGCAAGACAGGTGTCATCATGATGGAAAACCGTCAAGTTGATATCGAACGTGTAACTGCAAACGTTGAACGTATGCTTGCAGAAGCACCAGAGGCAGCGGTATTAATTCAAGCAGACCAAGACGCTAAACATGGTTTAGTGGTTAAGGTTCTGGATAACGTTAAAGCTGCGGGTATCGATAAGATATCTGTGTCGGCGGGGAAAGACTAG
- a CDS encoding peptidylprolyl isomerase, with the protein MVQATARHLLVDTEQQCEELKQQILGGADFGDVAKANSSCPSSAQGGDLGSFGPGMMVKEFDEVVFNAPLNEVQGPVKTQFGYHLLEVTSRG; encoded by the coding sequence ATGGTACAAGCAACAGCAAGACATCTACTAGTAGATACAGAGCAGCAGTGTGAAGAGCTAAAACAACAGATCCTTGGTGGTGCTGATTTTGGTGATGTCGCTAAAGCAAACTCGTCTTGCCCATCTTCTGCCCAAGGTGGTGATTTAGGTTCATTTGGACCCGGTATGATGGTTAAAGAGTTTGATGAAGTGGTATTTAACGCGCCTTTGAACGAAGTTCAAGGTCCTGTTAAAACACAGTTCGGTTACCACTTGTTAGAGGTGACGAGCAGAGGCTAA